A window of the Proteus terrae subsp. cibarius genome harbors these coding sequences:
- a CDS encoding protein bax, whose protein sequence is MPSQLMRTSAVFAFLISLLFTGVSFASTSTSSSQILQAYSFKNTSTPLPDLKRYPSGTQRKKAFLNVIVPIIDNINNKIMRDREWLTAQRKAQHWGSADLKKLREICQYYGVTCTSPKKVNWDSLLTRVDIIPTHFVATQAATESGWGTSKLAQQNNNLFGMRCGSQSCNNVPGKTKGYAAYPDIEGSVIAYMRNLNTHRAYNSLRSSRAQQRMTQQQLDSRQLITDLKGYSELGSSYNDYLTEMFDSNKKLITQVQLQSKQDS, encoded by the coding sequence ATGCCCTCTCAATTGATGAGGACAAGTGCCGTCTTCGCTTTCTTGATTTCACTACTATTTACTGGTGTAAGTTTTGCTTCAACCAGTACCAGCAGTTCCCAGATACTGCAGGCGTATTCTTTCAAAAACACGTCAACACCGTTGCCAGATTTGAAAAGATACCCTTCGGGAACACAGCGTAAGAAAGCGTTTTTAAATGTCATAGTTCCTATTATTGATAATATTAATAATAAGATAATGAGAGATCGTGAGTGGTTAACTGCTCAACGTAAAGCCCAGCACTGGGGCAGCGCAGATTTAAAAAAACTGCGTGAAATCTGTCAATACTATGGCGTCACATGTACCAGCCCCAAAAAAGTAAATTGGGATTCGTTATTAACTCGCGTTGACATTATTCCGACACACTTTGTCGCAACGCAAGCTGCAACGGAATCTGGCTGGGGAACATCGAAGTTGGCACAACAAAATAATAATCTATTCGGTATGCGATGTGGGAGTCAGTCTTGCAATAACGTTCCAGGGAAAACCAAAGGCTATGCAGCCTACCCTGATATTGAAGGCTCAGTGATTGCTTATATGCGTAATCTTAATACGCACCGCGCCTATAATTCATTGCGCTCCTCAAGAGCACAGCAAAGAATGACGCAGCAACAACTCGACTCTCGCCAGTTAATCACTGACTTGAAAGGTTACTCAGAATTGGGTTCAAGTTATAACGATTATCTGACCGAAATGTTCGACTCAAATAAAAAGCTGATTACTCAAGTTCAGTTGCAGTCGAAACAAGATAGTTAA
- a CDS encoding MBOAT family O-acyltransferase: MNFFSFEFLGAFVSFFVLYWLFQKHIKIQNILLITVSYAFLFYADYRPAIILLSYTLFIYLLANILTKYTSSKVIYWLLGLLVAIYFTAFKYYSFFQETLTQAFQQWGLSIELPLIELLAPLGLSFYIFHSVSYVVSVCRKEIPKAPFLDVVLYLCFFPSIVAGPINRAKEFLPQIQAPTRKIIDYKGAIMLIVLAIAKLFWLSGWFSTNYVDPVFNAPDLAQSGQVLTAIYAYAWHIYFNFSGYTNLVTGIALLLGFVVPRNFNAPYLAINLADFWRRWHISLSTFIRDYVYIPLGGNRKGVIRQNFNAFAAMVISGLWHGAAMTFIIWGAIHGIGVVLLNIKHRLLPAKKNAPPSALSSLNMLLSWIITFHFVCFAWIFFRSQTVGDALVLIQQLFSVGAWASLQAEGLTLFMFWGLFLLYPCFVTLRDIVARFEKRVPWYVYPLPLALILTIIFMLSPDGVPGFIYASF; this comes from the coding sequence ATGAATTTTTTTTCATTCGAGTTTCTCGGAGCCTTTGTTAGTTTTTTTGTTCTATACTGGCTCTTCCAAAAGCATATTAAGATCCAAAATATCTTACTGATAACAGTAAGTTACGCTTTTCTTTTTTATGCGGATTATCGTCCTGCGATTATCTTATTAAGTTACACTCTCTTTATTTATTTACTGGCGAATATATTAACTAAGTACACATCTTCTAAAGTCATATACTGGCTATTAGGATTATTAGTTGCGATCTATTTTACTGCCTTTAAATATTACTCATTCTTCCAAGAAACGCTGACACAAGCATTCCAACAATGGGGGCTCAGTATTGAGTTGCCTCTTATTGAATTGCTTGCGCCATTAGGGCTCTCTTTCTATATTTTCCATTCGGTTAGTTACGTGGTTTCTGTTTGCCGAAAAGAGATCCCTAAAGCACCGTTTTTGGATGTCGTTCTTTATTTATGCTTTTTCCCTAGCATAGTCGCGGGACCAATTAATCGCGCTAAAGAGTTTCTTCCACAAATTCAGGCTCCAACACGAAAAATCATTGATTATAAAGGGGCGATAATGCTGATTGTTTTAGCTATCGCAAAACTCTTTTGGTTAAGTGGTTGGTTCTCAACAAACTATGTTGATCCGGTATTTAATGCGCCCGATTTAGCGCAAAGCGGACAAGTGCTGACGGCAATTTATGCCTATGCATGGCATATCTATTTCAATTTCTCTGGTTACACCAATCTTGTTACAGGTATTGCCTTATTGCTGGGCTTTGTTGTCCCTCGCAACTTTAATGCGCCTTATTTAGCGATAAATTTAGCTGATTTCTGGCGTCGCTGGCACATCAGTTTATCTACCTTTATTCGTGATTACGTCTATATTCCTTTAGGGGGTAATCGTAAAGGGGTGATTAGACAAAATTTTAATGCCTTTGCCGCGATGGTAATTTCCGGATTATGGCACGGTGCTGCTATGACCTTTATTATTTGGGGTGCTATTCACGGGATTGGAGTCGTGTTATTAAATATTAAACACCGCCTCCTCCCAGCGAAGAAAAATGCCCCACCAAGCGCGTTATCGTCATTAAATATGTTGTTGTCATGGATAATCACTTTCCACTTTGTTTGCTTTGCTTGGATATTTTTCCGCAGTCAAACCGTGGGAGATGCTTTAGTTTTAATACAGCAACTCTTTAGTGTGGGTGCTTGGGCGTCATTACAAGCTGAAGGCTTAACCCTCTTTATGTTCTGGGGACTTTTCTTACTTTACCCTTGCTTTGTCACATTAAGGGATATTGTGGCTCGTTTTGAGAAAAGAGTACCGTGGTATGTTTATCCACTACCACTTGCGTTGATCCTCACAATTATTTTCATGTTGTCTCCAGATGGGGTGCCAGGATTTATTTATGCCAGCTTTTGA
- a CDS encoding DUF4056 domain-containing protein — protein sequence MFKRFLFINTFVFFLFIAGCTQVTPVKSLHANLDSVTDEEATQLWQTPTPLTAPNGLRPCCAFGYDLKVKAFEIPIPFYRIDNVVEASALGNHRYNDSFWLGAGAVLGLGSEKSGLIYSHKGGFLDIAHIRDTADYTYYLFSHIYPKLGQEWTLTLSDELAQRKIHFNTFTPPKNELERYTLSAYLAAHLGYRLAVWHEIAQWYGFRSVPGFSEGISAFSPEDLYSNLIGARLSLTLILKGHATSLEQYNQSMQGIIPSALYQLEAQPRQLTQQWFDVIDGQWWDSQQRVPDKFLVLLRDYHISDQRYPVLPFEEITAPHYLTLPSAYSGYVLEQLAEFQLWPTKEMGNLPHTQTYLSEADFTDLTEKAREIDNKTRPKTTKID from the coding sequence ATGTTTAAGCGGTTTCTTTTTATCAACACCTTTGTCTTCTTCTTATTTATTGCAGGTTGCACTCAAGTCACTCCTGTAAAATCTCTGCATGCCAATCTTGATAGTGTTACCGATGAAGAAGCAACACAGCTTTGGCAAACCCCCACACCATTAACCGCACCCAACGGCTTAAGACCTTGTTGCGCCTTTGGTTACGACTTAAAAGTTAAAGCGTTCGAAATCCCTATTCCTTTTTATCGTATTGATAACGTTGTTGAGGCCTCAGCATTGGGTAATCATCGTTATAACGACAGTTTTTGGTTAGGTGCAGGTGCAGTATTGGGCTTAGGAAGTGAAAAATCTGGCTTAATTTATTCTCATAAAGGGGGATTTCTTGATATCGCCCATATTCGTGATACGGCGGATTATACTTATTATCTTTTTAGCCATATCTACCCAAAATTAGGGCAAGAGTGGACGCTAACGCTAAGTGATGAGTTGGCACAACGTAAAATCCACTTTAATACATTCACTCCACCTAAAAACGAATTAGAACGTTATACCTTAAGTGCCTATCTTGCCGCACATCTCGGTTATCGCCTTGCGGTATGGCATGAAATTGCACAATGGTATGGTTTTCGTTCTGTTCCCGGTTTTTCAGAAGGTATTTCTGCATTTTCACCCGAAGATCTCTATTCCAACTTAATTGGGGCAAGGCTTTCTCTTACGCTTATCTTAAAGGGTCATGCCACCAGCCTTGAACAATATAATCAATCAATGCAAGGTATTATTCCCTCTGCGCTCTACCAATTAGAAGCTCAACCTCGCCAATTAACGCAACAATGGTTTGATGTGATTGATGGGCAATGGTGGGATAGTCAGCAACGTGTACCTGATAAATTCTTAGTTTTATTGCGTGATTATCATATCTCAGACCAACGGTATCCAGTGTTACCTTTCGAGGAAATAACGGCCCCTCACTACCTCACTTTACCTAGTGCTTATTCTGGTTACGTTTTAGAACAATTAGCAGAATTTCAGCTTTGGCCAACAAAGGAGATGGGAAATTTGCCTCATACCCAAACCTATTTAAGTGAAGCGGATTTTACTGATTTAACAGAAAAAGCGCGTGAAATTGATAATAAAACTAGACCAAAAACAACAAAAATTGACTAA